DNA sequence from the Drosophila sechellia strain sech25 chromosome 3L, ASM438219v1, whole genome shotgun sequence genome:
CTTAAATTAGTTCTACAAAAGTTGTGCTCAAAGTCTTTGGCTTAAACTACAAATGTTGAAATGGTGCTTAAATACAAGTCTCCTCGTTATCGATCCAAATATCGTTCTCAACTTTGGGCTCCTCGCAAACTGTGTGGCTGTTTTCCAGCACGATGACAATGTCCGTGGTGCTCAGGACCGTGGAGTCTGCATTCTGAAAGTGCAATGTTCAAAGTTAATATACGTGGAATACAAGCAGTTGGAAAATAATCTAGTATTTATTCGCCCTATATTTCACTATTTCTCGAACTCAAACAATCACATACGAGCACTTTAATTCGTTGGACATGCAATGTAAGGAAAAGTTATGTTCCCATGGGTATTCGTGTAAACAAAGCGAAATCAAGCTAAGCGGGGATGGAGCCGGAATACTAAGCAACTTCAGCATTGGGAATTACAAGGATACACAAATTGACGCAGAGTgaaataactttttaatttgctttatTCGCCCAGGTATCTTTGCGCTCCGAGAGTCCGGCGACACAGAAAAGTTTGAAAATAACTCTGGGATTTCCGGTTCAAAAGAATCTGTGCATCTGTAATAACTAGATTTATGCTAATGTACTACTATACCATACTCTAGCACACTATGCATGCTTCAATGAGTAATTATGCTATTGGTCTGTTTAATTACTTTTGGTAGCGGGAGACTGTAGGTTTTCTTTATCAGCACCCTATTCGCAGATGGGGAGTCCGTTTCGAACTTATTTGGGTGCCGGCTGGATCTGACGTGAACCTACGGGGTAATTTGAGTTAGAATAACCAAATTAGGTTGGCTTAAAATGTGCTCacaataacttaataacttacaGAATGAACGCGGTCGTAGGCGGAGCTCTCCCGGAAACTGGAGTGATCCCTCGCGAATCCACTGTTGTAATAGGCGCCCACGGCTTTTCCGCAGAGAAGTTCCCTGAACGCAACCCTGTAGCGACGTGACATCACACTGTACACTATTGGGTTTACAGTGCTGTCAAACCACTTAAATCACATAAATCAGTTAGAAGAATTTGGGTGCACTTACCATGAAACGTAGTATGCAAATCCCGCAATCGAGAAGAGTGCCTCGTTTATGTCCAAATAGTTCTCCATGTTCTTGGCATACAGGAATATGAGTCTTTGCAGGTGAAACGGGAACCAGCACACGAAAAACGTGATCACCACAGCGGCTATACTGATTAAATGGGGACGTTATTGATGGATTCGATTGGGATTGATCGGGAAAAGCTCACCCAACATGCGAATAACCGTCTTCTTTCTCATTTGGGAGTTTCTCGTTTCCCTGTTGTTGGTGCCTGGTTGAACACCTGGAATACATCCCTGAAGTCGGATCTTTTAGAGTCAATAGAAGCCAGGTACTTGCCCAATTTTTGGTTCGTTCGAGATCGAATCTTGGCTCCCATTCGCCCGTAGAGCAAAATGATGAGTATCATCGGAATGACAAAGAATATGCAAAAGGATACTTCGAACACGGGATATTCGTTAACAATCTTGGGCGACATGGAACAGAATGCTGACTCCTCAATGCGGGAGTCATCTGAAAAGCGTAACGAATGTCATtcagattttatttaaagagtATAGTTCGGCCATTCATGACGGTTGGGGGTGTAATTCAGGTCGCTTCCAAAACCAAAGTCCAAACTTAACCACccatttcaattgatttataAGGTTTCAGCAATCTGCTGCATGTGAGCAATTGACTGGAGTGCATAGCACCCT
Encoded proteins:
- the LOC6616470 gene encoding neuropeptides capa receptor isoform X1, which gives rise to MNSSTDLFATSVSLDTTSYGFEEEDHYACGTFNCSPKEFVAFVLGPQTLPLYKAILITIIFGGIFITGVVGNLLVCIVIIRHSAMHTATNYYLFSLAVSDLLYLLFGLPTEVFLYWHQYPDLFGMPFCKIRAFISEACTYVSVFTIVAFSMERFLAICHPLHLYAMVGFKRAIRIITALWIASFISAIPFGLLSDIQYLNYPLDDSRIEESAFCSMSPKIVNEYPVFEVSFCIFFVIPMILIILLYGRMGAKIRSRTNQKLGVQPGTNNRETRNSQMRKKTVIRMLAAVVITFFVCWFPFHLQRLIFLYAKNMENYLDINEALFSIAGFAYYVSCTVNPIVYSVMSRRYRVAFRELLCGKAVGAYYNSGFARDHSSFRESSAYDRVHSVHVRSSRHPNKFETDSPSANRVLIKKTYSLPLPKNADSTVLSTTDIVIVLENSHTVCEEPKVENDIWIDNEETCI